In the Desulfobulbaceae bacterium genome, ACCGTACTGGTCCTGGTCAGGACAAAAAGCACCTCATCAATTGCTTTAGTTTTCAGCTGCTGCAGCAGGGCAGCCGCCTCATCCCCTTGCTTTATAACGTCTTTAGAGGCACCGACATTCAGGTGGCCGACAATTGCATGCCCCCAGCTCAACTGATTTTCCAGAGCGGAAGTAACAAGCTTTCCGCGGTCTGAATCCCCCACAACCAGTATTTTTCTTGAATTGTATCCGTCTCTGGATATCTTGGTGACATAGAAACGTACACTCACCCTGACAACAAGAATGATGAGAAAGGTATAAAAGGCAAAAATCCAGAGAAAGGTCTTACTGAATTCGGTAAAACCAAGAAGAAATACAGCTGCCGTCAACAAGACAAAATCGACGGCAACTGACTTGAAAATAGCCTGAACAAGACTAGCCATCGTTGGATGGGAGATCTCGCTGTAGAGGTGGAATCGACCCATGAAATAGTTGTTGACGAACATGACGGAAAGGATGGTTATCAGAAAAAAGTATCCATTCAAAGGCGTATATTCTTCAAGAAAAAACAGGTCGGCATAATAGGCCGCATAGGCAGAGACTATTATGCACAGGGCATCAGCTACCATCAAGAACGTATTGAGTATATATACTTGTTGCTGGATCATTTTGTTCCGGCACTCGTAAGCTGTTTCATTATATATAAGAGTTTAATTGGGAATATAGTCAGGCAGCAAAGGCCACATGGCACTGAAAAACTGCTGGAGTTCAACATATTCCTCCTCCAGGGACTGGCCGGGAGAGACTGTCATTTCAATCCGGACCAGGGCGCCGTCGGTGCGCCTCTCGCTCATGGCGCCAAGCATGAGATGGAACTTATTCATCCAGGGGCTGGTGATAACCTTGCCACGCTGCAAGAAGAAATAAATGCTTATCAGTTTGTGGTCCCCTTTCTGCATAAGCGACTTCATAACCGGCACACTCTCGCCGCCGGTAGGTTTTATGACTGTTTTCGCGGACGCCAGTATTGACCAGCCGCCACCAAGCATACATGACTCCGGGGCGTGGGCGGTGTGCCGGGTTTCCTGATACTCGTAATAGGGGATCAGCAAGAAGATTCGGTTTGCTTTACCGGGATTGGTGAAAGCAATGTTGACATAATCATCTGACCAAAGCTGGTCCAGAATTTCTTGCGACAGGATAATCTTTGTACCCTGCCAACCGGCCAGTTCGGTCGGAAACTGCTCAAATGTCGTGCGGTCCGGAATAATAATTGTCTTTGAGTAGCTGTTCAGGACAAAACTGCCAAGAACAAAAAGTATACTGATCGCCATGGAGGCAAAGGCAAGGTGACGTTTCGTACTCACCTTGCCTTTGAAATCATGGCCCGGCATCCTGGCTGTGTGGTTTGGGGGAAATAATCTATTAACAAGCAGGACGAAAAGCAGTAATGCAGCCCCTCCCAGGAGAAAAATAACCATTCCTGCAAAGTCATGAAAAAAGTTTTCAGCAAGTTCGGGATATCCCCACTCCGTCAGCATGCCGGTGGCATAGATGCGAAAGGCATTGATAGTAACGGATATAGGCAGAACCAAGACAACAAGAGATAGTTTTCTCCAGAAAATAGCAGTGAACTGGTGGCCAAGTAAAAGGGCCATAAGAAACATCGGCATCACATAGCGTAAGCCGCTACAGGCATCAACCACCTGGAGTTTGCTGGCACCGAGATCAATAATATTTCCTTCAAGGAATACCTTCACCCCTGAAAGACGCAGCAGATCTACGGAGAGGTTGCTGGCAAGAATTTTCAGCTTAAAAGTCAGCATATTATTTATATAAGGCGGCAGGGGGATAATGAACAGCAGCACAATGAAACTGAATATGAGGGGGCGGCACCGCCAGCCGTAGAGGAAGAAAAATGTTCCTACTATACAGCCCCACATCCCAGCATAGACGAGGGTTTCCACTGAACCGAATTCCCCGATCAAGATCAGACCCAGAGCAAGGAGTATGGGGATAGTGCCGAAAGGATTGATAGTAAATTTTTCAAAATGGAAAGTTTTGCGCTCTTCCCAACATAGGTAAACGAAGAGGGGAATAACGAGATACCCATAGCTGTTGTCACCGGAATCCCAACGAATTAGTAACTCTGCAAGCGAAGTCCAGAATCCGGCAACAAAAGATATAAGTATAGCCCCGATAAAAAAGAATTGGGGCAGAAATTGATTTTTATGAAAGGTAGCAGTGCTCATTTTATACCATTATCAGAGAGATTTTAACAATGCCGGAACCCTCAAGTGTCGGCAATAGTCGATAGCAGCCCCAGACTTCTGTCGGAAGGACCAGCATTGCACTAAGAGAGTCCTTTTACCCTTCAGTTGTTAAAATTGTGTTTACTGTCGATTAAGATTTGATTTGTTTTGGTGTAAATTTTGGTTAACTCAATTCTTCGCATATCATGTCATAATTAGAGCTGATCGCGACTCGCACGACACTTCACAAGTCGTTTGGATATCGCAGGGGGTCGGTGGTCTCTTTGATTTACTGGTTTTCTTCTGCCTTTTGGGCGCGCTCCTTTTCAATCTCCACCAGTTCCTCTGCGGAGACGGCCATGTAAACATGGGCTTTTTCCACAACGAGAACGTAATCCCTGGTAAGTGAAAAGCCGTAAGCCTCGGTCATCTTTTTATTGCTTTCAGCAAGTGTTTTCAGTGCAAGATCCAACTCTTCCTGCAGGCTTTCTTTCAGGCTTTGGGACTCAGCCTGTTCCAACTGATACTGGAGTTGCATCGCCCGCTGCCGATGGGCCTGGAGGACCTGGACGTTCCGCTGAAACTCCT is a window encoding:
- the xrtD gene encoding VPLPA-CTERM-specific exosortase XrtD, translated to MSTATFHKNQFLPQFFFIGAILISFVAGFWTSLAELLIRWDSGDNSYGYLVIPLFVYLCWEERKTFHFEKFTINPFGTIPILLALGLILIGEFGSVETLVYAGMWGCIVGTFFFLYGWRCRPLIFSFIVLLFIIPLPPYINNMLTFKLKILASNLSVDLLRLSGVKVFLEGNIIDLGASKLQVVDACSGLRYVMPMFLMALLLGHQFTAIFWRKLSLVVLVLPISVTINAFRIYATGMLTEWGYPELAENFFHDFAGMVIFLLGGAALLLFVLLVNRLFPPNHTARMPGHDFKGKVSTKRHLAFASMAISILFVLGSFVLNSYSKTIIIPDRTTFEQFPTELAGWQGTKIILSQEILDQLWSDDYVNIAFTNPGKANRIFLLIPYYEYQETRHTAHAPESCMLGGGWSILASAKTVIKPTGGESVPVMKSLMQKGDHKLISIYFFLQRGKVITSPWMNKFHLMLGAMSERRTDGALVRIEMTVSPGQSLEEEYVELQQFFSAMWPLLPDYIPN